The Athene noctua chromosome 3, bAthNoc1.hap1.1, whole genome shotgun sequence genome includes a region encoding these proteins:
- the RAD52 gene encoding DNA repair protein RAD52 homolog isoform X1, with protein sequence MPEGQGKDSESCISSNSSSTSSSVACFGQYQYTASEYQAIQHALRQRLGPEYISSRQAGGGQKVCYIEGHKVISLANEMFGFNGWAHSVTQQNVDFVDLSNGRFYVGVCAFVRVQLKDGSYHEDVGYGVSEGLKSKALSLEKARKEAVTDGLKRALKCFGNALGNCILDKDYLQAVNKLPRQIPAELDLVKAKRQDYEPEIEKARYNSCLERQNTGERQHCEMASNCKPGQTEAAVVTADQKQPSSSRGRNTDPSATECDATYQRKLRQKQLQQQFQEQMKKKHQVPVVTPSSKQATSDPPVKHSTPAAVQQEPAIEEEFFADDPELWDISLETVDLKIMGHRRADPSAGHQTPETPCGHHQMTKMTTRNRTPHRMNYHKASARLAQLQPSATIVSNRSCANQHTPEHNPHRSQSLKKRRLEPT encoded by the exons TATCAATACACAGCAAGTGAATATCAAGCTATCCAGCATGCTCTTCGTCAGAGACTGGGTCCAGAGTATATCAGCAGTCGGCAAGCTGGAGGAGGACAAAAG gtctgtTACATTGAGGGTCACAAGGTAATCAGTCTGGCCAATGAGATGTTTGGCTTTAATGGCTGGGCTCATTCAGTCACTCAGCAGAATGTTG ACTTTGTTGACCTCAGCAATGGCAGGTTCTATGTGGGAGTCTGTGCATTTGTGAGAGTTCAGCTTAAG GATGGGTCATACCATGAAGATGTGGGGTATGGTGTCAGTGAAGGCCTAAAGTCTAAGGCCTTGTCCCTAGAAAAGGCAAGAAAGGAGGCAGTAACAGATGGACTGAAGAGGGCACTCAA GTGCTTTGGGAATGCTCTTGGGAACTGCATTCTAGACAAAGACTACCTACAAGCCGTGAATAAACTTCCACGTCAG aTACCTGCTGAGTTAGATTTGGTCAAAGCTAAAAGACAGGACTATGAGCCTGAAATAGAGAAAGCAAGATACAATAGCTGCTTAGAAAGGCAGAACACAGGAGAGAGACAACATTGTGAGATGGCATCGAACTGTAAGCCTGGTCAGACAGAGGCTGCTGTAGTGACAGCAGATCAGAAACAGCCAAGTAGTTCCAG GGGCAGAAATACAGACCCCTCAGCTACTGAGTGCGATGCCACTTACCAGCGGAAATTGCGACAAAAACAGCTACAGCAACAGTTCCaggaacagatgaagaaaaagcatcaGGTTCCAGTAGTTACTCCTAGCAGCAAACAGG CAACATCTGATCCTCCTGTAAAGCACAGCACTCCAGCAGCAGTACAACAGGAACCAGCAATAGAAGAGGAGTTCTTTGCAG ATGATCCTGAACTTTGGGACATTTCCTTGGAGACTGTTGATCTTAAGATAATGGGTCACAGAAGAGCAGACCCATCAGCTGGACACCAGACACCTGAAACACCCTGTGGACATCATCAAATGACTAAAATGACTACTCGTAACAGGACACCTCACAGAATGAATTACCACAAAGCTTCTGCTAGACTTGCACAATTGCAGCCATCTGCTACAATCGTGAGCAACAGGAGCTGTGCCAACCAGCATACCCCAG AGCACAACCCCCACAGAAGtcaaagcctgaagaaaaggaggctagAACCTACATAA
- the RAD52 gene encoding DNA repair protein RAD52 homolog isoform X4, with protein MPEGQGKDSESCISSNSSSTSSSVACFGQYQYTASEYQAIQHALRQRLGPEYISSRQAGGGQKVCYIEGHKVISLANEMFGFNGWAHSVTQQNVDFVDLSNGRFYVGVCAFVRVQLKDGSYHEDVGYGVSEGLKSKALSLEKARKEAVTDGLKRALKCFGNALGNCILDKDYLQAVNKLPRQIPAELDLVKAKRQDYEPEIEKARYNSCLERQNTGERQHCEMASNCKPGQTEAAVVTADQKQPSSSRNTDPSATECDATYQRKLRQKQLQQQFQEQMKKKHQVPVVTPSSKQATSDPPVKHSTPAAVQQEPAIEEEFFADDPELWDISLETVDLKIMGHRRADPSAGHQTPETPCGHHQMTKMTTRNRTPHRMNYHKASARLAQLQPSATIVSNRSCANQHTPEHNPHRSQSLKKRRLEPT; from the exons TATCAATACACAGCAAGTGAATATCAAGCTATCCAGCATGCTCTTCGTCAGAGACTGGGTCCAGAGTATATCAGCAGTCGGCAAGCTGGAGGAGGACAAAAG gtctgtTACATTGAGGGTCACAAGGTAATCAGTCTGGCCAATGAGATGTTTGGCTTTAATGGCTGGGCTCATTCAGTCACTCAGCAGAATGTTG ACTTTGTTGACCTCAGCAATGGCAGGTTCTATGTGGGAGTCTGTGCATTTGTGAGAGTTCAGCTTAAG GATGGGTCATACCATGAAGATGTGGGGTATGGTGTCAGTGAAGGCCTAAAGTCTAAGGCCTTGTCCCTAGAAAAGGCAAGAAAGGAGGCAGTAACAGATGGACTGAAGAGGGCACTCAA GTGCTTTGGGAATGCTCTTGGGAACTGCATTCTAGACAAAGACTACCTACAAGCCGTGAATAAACTTCCACGTCAG aTACCTGCTGAGTTAGATTTGGTCAAAGCTAAAAGACAGGACTATGAGCCTGAAATAGAGAAAGCAAGATACAATAGCTGCTTAGAAAGGCAGAACACAGGAGAGAGACAACATTGTGAGATGGCATCGAACTGTAAGCCTGGTCAGACAGAGGCTGCTGTAGTGACAGCAGATCAGAAACAGCCAAGTAGTTCCAG AAATACAGACCCCTCAGCTACTGAGTGCGATGCCACTTACCAGCGGAAATTGCGACAAAAACAGCTACAGCAACAGTTCCaggaacagatgaagaaaaagcatcaGGTTCCAGTAGTTACTCCTAGCAGCAAACAGG CAACATCTGATCCTCCTGTAAAGCACAGCACTCCAGCAGCAGTACAACAGGAACCAGCAATAGAAGAGGAGTTCTTTGCAG ATGATCCTGAACTTTGGGACATTTCCTTGGAGACTGTTGATCTTAAGATAATGGGTCACAGAAGAGCAGACCCATCAGCTGGACACCAGACACCTGAAACACCCTGTGGACATCATCAAATGACTAAAATGACTACTCGTAACAGGACACCTCACAGAATGAATTACCACAAAGCTTCTGCTAGACTTGCACAATTGCAGCCATCTGCTACAATCGTGAGCAACAGGAGCTGTGCCAACCAGCATACCCCAG AGCACAACCCCCACAGAAGtcaaagcctgaagaaaaggaggctagAACCTACATAA
- the RAD52 gene encoding DNA repair protein RAD52 homolog isoform X3 yields MPEGQGKDSESCISSNSSSTSSSVACFGQYQYTASEYQAIQHALRQRLGPEYISSRQAGGGQKVCYIEGHKVISLANEMFGFNGWAHSVTQQNVDFVDLSNGRFYVGVCAFVRVQLKDGSYHEDVGYGVSEGLKSKALSLEKARKEAVTDGLKRALKCFGNALGNCILDKDYLQAVNKLPRQIPAELDLVKAKRQDYEPEIEKARYNSCLERQNTGERQHCEMASNCKPGQTEAAVVTADQKQPSSSRNTDPSATECDATYQRKLRQKQLQQQFQEQMKKKHQVPVVTPSSKQATSDPPVKHSTPAAVQQEPAIEEEFFADDPELWDISLETVDLKIMGHRRADPSAGHQTPETPCGHHQMTKMTTRNRTPHRMNYHKASARLAQLQPSATIVSNRSCANQHTPAEHNPHRSQSLKKRRLEPT; encoded by the exons TATCAATACACAGCAAGTGAATATCAAGCTATCCAGCATGCTCTTCGTCAGAGACTGGGTCCAGAGTATATCAGCAGTCGGCAAGCTGGAGGAGGACAAAAG gtctgtTACATTGAGGGTCACAAGGTAATCAGTCTGGCCAATGAGATGTTTGGCTTTAATGGCTGGGCTCATTCAGTCACTCAGCAGAATGTTG ACTTTGTTGACCTCAGCAATGGCAGGTTCTATGTGGGAGTCTGTGCATTTGTGAGAGTTCAGCTTAAG GATGGGTCATACCATGAAGATGTGGGGTATGGTGTCAGTGAAGGCCTAAAGTCTAAGGCCTTGTCCCTAGAAAAGGCAAGAAAGGAGGCAGTAACAGATGGACTGAAGAGGGCACTCAA GTGCTTTGGGAATGCTCTTGGGAACTGCATTCTAGACAAAGACTACCTACAAGCCGTGAATAAACTTCCACGTCAG aTACCTGCTGAGTTAGATTTGGTCAAAGCTAAAAGACAGGACTATGAGCCTGAAATAGAGAAAGCAAGATACAATAGCTGCTTAGAAAGGCAGAACACAGGAGAGAGACAACATTGTGAGATGGCATCGAACTGTAAGCCTGGTCAGACAGAGGCTGCTGTAGTGACAGCAGATCAGAAACAGCCAAGTAGTTCCAG AAATACAGACCCCTCAGCTACTGAGTGCGATGCCACTTACCAGCGGAAATTGCGACAAAAACAGCTACAGCAACAGTTCCaggaacagatgaagaaaaagcatcaGGTTCCAGTAGTTACTCCTAGCAGCAAACAGG CAACATCTGATCCTCCTGTAAAGCACAGCACTCCAGCAGCAGTACAACAGGAACCAGCAATAGAAGAGGAGTTCTTTGCAG ATGATCCTGAACTTTGGGACATTTCCTTGGAGACTGTTGATCTTAAGATAATGGGTCACAGAAGAGCAGACCCATCAGCTGGACACCAGACACCTGAAACACCCTGTGGACATCATCAAATGACTAAAATGACTACTCGTAACAGGACACCTCACAGAATGAATTACCACAAAGCTTCTGCTAGACTTGCACAATTGCAGCCATCTGCTACAATCGTGAGCAACAGGAGCTGTGCCAACCAGCATACCCCAG CAGAGCACAACCCCCACAGAAGtcaaagcctgaagaaaaggaggctagAACCTACATAA
- the RAD52 gene encoding DNA repair protein RAD52 homolog isoform X2, giving the protein MPEGQGKDSESCISSNSSSTSSSVACFGQYQYTASEYQAIQHALRQRLGPEYISSRQAGGGQKVCYIEGHKVISLANEMFGFNGWAHSVTQQNVDFVDLSNGRFYVGVCAFVRVQLKDGSYHEDVGYGVSEGLKSKALSLEKARKEAVTDGLKRALKCFGNALGNCILDKDYLQAVNKLPRQIPAELDLVKAKRQDYEPEIEKARYNSCLERQNTGERQHCEMASNCKPGQTEAAVVTADQKQPSSSRGRNTDPSATECDATYQRKLRQKQLQQQFQEQMKKKHQVPVVTPSSKQATSDPPVKHSTPAAVQQEPAIEEEFFADDPELWDISLETVDLKIMGHRRADPSAGHQTPETPCGHHQMTKMTTRNRTPHRMNYHKASARLAQLQPSATIVSNRSCANQHTPAEHNPHRSQSLKKRRLEPT; this is encoded by the exons TATCAATACACAGCAAGTGAATATCAAGCTATCCAGCATGCTCTTCGTCAGAGACTGGGTCCAGAGTATATCAGCAGTCGGCAAGCTGGAGGAGGACAAAAG gtctgtTACATTGAGGGTCACAAGGTAATCAGTCTGGCCAATGAGATGTTTGGCTTTAATGGCTGGGCTCATTCAGTCACTCAGCAGAATGTTG ACTTTGTTGACCTCAGCAATGGCAGGTTCTATGTGGGAGTCTGTGCATTTGTGAGAGTTCAGCTTAAG GATGGGTCATACCATGAAGATGTGGGGTATGGTGTCAGTGAAGGCCTAAAGTCTAAGGCCTTGTCCCTAGAAAAGGCAAGAAAGGAGGCAGTAACAGATGGACTGAAGAGGGCACTCAA GTGCTTTGGGAATGCTCTTGGGAACTGCATTCTAGACAAAGACTACCTACAAGCCGTGAATAAACTTCCACGTCAG aTACCTGCTGAGTTAGATTTGGTCAAAGCTAAAAGACAGGACTATGAGCCTGAAATAGAGAAAGCAAGATACAATAGCTGCTTAGAAAGGCAGAACACAGGAGAGAGACAACATTGTGAGATGGCATCGAACTGTAAGCCTGGTCAGACAGAGGCTGCTGTAGTGACAGCAGATCAGAAACAGCCAAGTAGTTCCAG GGGCAGAAATACAGACCCCTCAGCTACTGAGTGCGATGCCACTTACCAGCGGAAATTGCGACAAAAACAGCTACAGCAACAGTTCCaggaacagatgaagaaaaagcatcaGGTTCCAGTAGTTACTCCTAGCAGCAAACAGG CAACATCTGATCCTCCTGTAAAGCACAGCACTCCAGCAGCAGTACAACAGGAACCAGCAATAGAAGAGGAGTTCTTTGCAG ATGATCCTGAACTTTGGGACATTTCCTTGGAGACTGTTGATCTTAAGATAATGGGTCACAGAAGAGCAGACCCATCAGCTGGACACCAGACACCTGAAACACCCTGTGGACATCATCAAATGACTAAAATGACTACTCGTAACAGGACACCTCACAGAATGAATTACCACAAAGCTTCTGCTAGACTTGCACAATTGCAGCCATCTGCTACAATCGTGAGCAACAGGAGCTGTGCCAACCAGCATACCCCAG CAGAGCACAACCCCCACAGAAGtcaaagcctgaagaaaaggaggctagAACCTACATAA
- the RAD52 gene encoding DNA repair protein RAD52 homolog isoform X5 — translation MDVCTCVCIYSYVHKGVFFQVCYIEGHKVISLANEMFGFNGWAHSVTQQNVDFVDLSNGRFYVGVCAFVRVQLKDGSYHEDVGYGVSEGLKSKALSLEKARKEAVTDGLKRALKCFGNALGNCILDKDYLQAVNKLPRQIPAELDLVKAKRQDYEPEIEKARYNSCLERQNTGERQHCEMASNCKPGQTEAAVVTADQKQPSSSRGRNTDPSATECDATYQRKLRQKQLQQQFQEQMKKKHQVPVVTPSSKQATSDPPVKHSTPAAVQQEPAIEEEFFADDPELWDISLETVDLKIMGHRRADPSAGHQTPETPCGHHQMTKMTTRNRTPHRMNYHKASARLAQLQPSATIVSNRSCANQHTPAEHNPHRSQSLKKRRLEPT, via the exons atggatgtgtgcacatgtgtatgtatttatagTTATGTacataaaggggttttttttcaggtctgtTACATTGAGGGTCACAAGGTAATCAGTCTGGCCAATGAGATGTTTGGCTTTAATGGCTGGGCTCATTCAGTCACTCAGCAGAATGTTG ACTTTGTTGACCTCAGCAATGGCAGGTTCTATGTGGGAGTCTGTGCATTTGTGAGAGTTCAGCTTAAG GATGGGTCATACCATGAAGATGTGGGGTATGGTGTCAGTGAAGGCCTAAAGTCTAAGGCCTTGTCCCTAGAAAAGGCAAGAAAGGAGGCAGTAACAGATGGACTGAAGAGGGCACTCAA GTGCTTTGGGAATGCTCTTGGGAACTGCATTCTAGACAAAGACTACCTACAAGCCGTGAATAAACTTCCACGTCAG aTACCTGCTGAGTTAGATTTGGTCAAAGCTAAAAGACAGGACTATGAGCCTGAAATAGAGAAAGCAAGATACAATAGCTGCTTAGAAAGGCAGAACACAGGAGAGAGACAACATTGTGAGATGGCATCGAACTGTAAGCCTGGTCAGACAGAGGCTGCTGTAGTGACAGCAGATCAGAAACAGCCAAGTAGTTCCAG GGGCAGAAATACAGACCCCTCAGCTACTGAGTGCGATGCCACTTACCAGCGGAAATTGCGACAAAAACAGCTACAGCAACAGTTCCaggaacagatgaagaaaaagcatcaGGTTCCAGTAGTTACTCCTAGCAGCAAACAGG CAACATCTGATCCTCCTGTAAAGCACAGCACTCCAGCAGCAGTACAACAGGAACCAGCAATAGAAGAGGAGTTCTTTGCAG ATGATCCTGAACTTTGGGACATTTCCTTGGAGACTGTTGATCTTAAGATAATGGGTCACAGAAGAGCAGACCCATCAGCTGGACACCAGACACCTGAAACACCCTGTGGACATCATCAAATGACTAAAATGACTACTCGTAACAGGACACCTCACAGAATGAATTACCACAAAGCTTCTGCTAGACTTGCACAATTGCAGCCATCTGCTACAATCGTGAGCAACAGGAGCTGTGCCAACCAGCATACCCCAG CAGAGCACAACCCCCACAGAAGtcaaagcctgaagaaaaggaggctagAACCTACATAA